In Phragmites australis chromosome 17, lpPhrAust1.1, whole genome shotgun sequence, the following are encoded in one genomic region:
- the LOC133897880 gene encoding uncharacterized protein LOC133897880 produces the protein MSHGGLIDTKAIEPEAFKVSLFEPSSWEVSNAKKIFSTFVLPELEISLARKPAAEHLNLSDVAIAKAVLISRAQRKQAENYEARAQNTEAQIDMLRKRAERAEGHKREFAHRAREAESRLEQLEKELSVLRSEKQGAEEEVKCLHQNLQSFEAQISDLQALCTAEIAKAQQLQEELNEMKALSEDALNALGELEPKAVAACEAISSTFLGIGALATPPTLDIVGLDGLISWINETSGSLLPAAQLYGDFCAMVSARSLVQSIEMTGCDHHTALQKHTF, from the exons ATGAGCCACGGCGGGCTGATTGACACGAAGGCCATCGAGCCTGAGGCGTTCAAGGTTTCTTTGTTTGAACCAAGCTCCTGGGAGGTAAGTaatgcgaagaagatttttagcaccTTCGTCCTGCCTGAGCTTGAGATTTCACTTGCGCGGAAGCCCGCCGCCGAACATCTCAACCTCTCCGACGTGGCGATTGCGAAG GCTGTGCTTATCTCGCGGGCTCAACGCAAACAGGCGGAAAATTACGAAGCCCGCGCTCAAAACACGGAGGCGCAAATAGATATGTTGCGAAAGCGTGCTGAGAGAGCTGAAGGCCACAAACGGGAATTTGCGCACCGAGCGAGGGAAGCCGAGTCGCGCCTGGAGCAACTCGAGAAGGAACTTAGCGTCCTACGCTCAGAGAAACAGGGTGCCGAAGAGGAGGTCAAGTGCTTGCACCAAAATTTGCAATCATTCGAAGCGCAAATCTCTGACCTGCAGGCGCTTTGCACCGCAGAGATCGCTAAAGCACAGCAGTTGCAAGAAGAGCTGAACGAGATGAAGGCTCTGTCCGAAGATGCCTTAAATGCGCTTGGGGAgttggagccgaaggccgtCGCCGCATGCGAAGCTATCAGCAGCACCTTCTTAGGGATTGGTGCTTTGGCCACGCCCCCAACACTCGATATTGTCGGGCTGGATGGTCTTATAAGTTGGATTAATGAAACCAGCGGGAGCCTTCTCCCAGCAGCTCAGTTATATGGTGACTTCTGCGCGATGGTTTCAGCCCGAAGCCTTGTCCAATCAATTGAAATGACAGGCTGTGACCATCACACTGCGCTCCAGAAGCACACCTTTTGA